One Purpureocillium takamizusanense chromosome 1, complete sequence genomic window carries:
- a CDS encoding uncharacterized protein (TransMembrane:4 (i73-94o100-119i140-159o179-201i)~EggNog:ENOG503P96B) translates to MRRNVPISGRINHINVKDNKTWSKYPLLSICLVCSSRPRVVLYHTEASEIKHNEPKMTPPNSTKPDSYIVARLLRYLSTATLPIGVALLVAHGVKTAHVVPALGLLPLTGSALLAIVSLRRQKTMAVWSPVHRIAAQTILIADFILGLLYLAVLIPSWITLSQRHWRDPTNNSLVILGTYGTVLLLLNLVVHTFFTFAFFLHHMVIRVQRWGQERGGGFSAVWAGPMEQAEEYAPFTDAGARTSMETRADLDIGPDRPSEDA, encoded by the exons ATGAGGCGCAATGTTCCCATCTCTGGTCGAATAAACCATATCAATGTCAAAGACAATAAGACCTGGTCCAAATACCCCCTTCTGTCCATTTGCTTGGTCTGTTCTTCTCGACCACGAGTTGTACTGTATCACACGGAAGCATCAGAAATAAAACATAACGAACCGAAAATGACTCCTCCAAATTCCACCAAGCCCGATTCTTACATCGTcgcccggctgctgcggtATCTTTCCACGGCCACTTTGCCGATTGGCgttgcgctcctcgtcgcccatgGCGTCAAGACTGCCCATGTCGTCCCGGCCCTCGGGCTCCTCCCTCTGACTGGATCTGCTCTGCTCGCAATTGTGAGTCTGCGCCGTCAGAAGACCATGGCTGTCTGGTCACCGGTCCACCGCATCGCTGCGCAAACCATTCTTATTGCGGATTTCATTCTGGGGCTTCTCTATCTGGCCGTGTTGATCCCTAGCTGGATAACACTATCACAACGGCACTGGCGAGACCCGACCAACAACTCCCTCGTTATTTTGGGGACATATGGcaccgtgctgctgcttctaAACCT AGTCGTCCACACGTTCTTCAccttcgccttcttcttgcaTCACATGGTTATCAGGGTGCAGCGATGGGGTCAggagcgtggcggcgggttTAGCGCCGTATGGGCCGGACCGATGGAACAAGCGGAAGAATATGCCCCCTTCACGGATGCGGGAGCGAGGACTTCGATGGAGACGAGGGCCGACCTGGACATAGGCCCTGACCGCCCGTCCGAAGACGCCTGA